A window of Hordeum vulgare subsp. vulgare chromosome 5H, MorexV3_pseudomolecules_assembly, whole genome shotgun sequence genomic DNA:
accatcgttctaagcaagataaggtggaaaaaggattaacatcacatgtaattcataagtgacatgatatggccatcatcatgcgcttcttgatctccatcaccaaagcaccggcacgatcttcttgtcaccggcgtcacaccatgatctccatcatcatgatctccatcaacatgtcgccatcggggttgtcgtgctactcatgctattactactaaagctacatcctagcaaaatagtaaacgcatctgcaagcacacacgttagtataaagacaaccctatggctcctgccggttgccgtaccatcgacgtgcaagtcgatatttctattacaacatgatcatctcatacatccaatatatcacatcacattgtttggtcatatcacatcacaagcataccctgcaaaaacaagttagacgtcctctaattttgttgttgcatgttttatgtggtgaccatgggtatctagtaggatcgcatcttacttacgcaaacaccacaacggagatatatgagttgctatttaacctcatccaaggacctcctcggtcaaatctgattcaactaaagttggagaaaccgacacttgccagtcatctttgagcaacggggttactcgtaacgatgaaaccagcctctcgtaagcgtacgagtaatgtcggtccaagccgcttcaatccaacaataccgcggaatcaagaaaagactaaggagggcagcaaaacgcacatcaccgcccacaaaaacttttgtgttctactcgagaagacatctacgcatgaacctagctctgataccactgttggggaatgtcgcatgggaaacaaaattttcctacgcgcacgaagacctatcatggtgatgtccatctacgagaggggatgaatgatctacgtacccttgtagatcgtacagcaaaagcgttagtgaacgcggttgatgtagtggaacgtcctcacgtccctcgatccgccccgcgaacaatcccgcgaaccgtcccgcgatccgtcccacgatctagtgccgaacgggcggcacctccgcgttcagcacacgtacagctcgacgatgatctcggccttcttgatccagcaagagaaacggagaggtagatgagttctccggcagcgtgacggcgctccggaggttggtggtgatctaatctcagcagggctccgcccgagctccgcagaaacgcgatctagaggaaaaaccgtggaggtatgtggtcggactgccgtggcaaaagttgtctcaaatcagccctaatacctcagtatatataggagggagggggagggaagaggcagcctcaaatcctcaaggtttggccgaaattggaggtggaggagtcctactccaatcctacttggagtaggattccaccttcccacttggaaactctttccaccttgtgttttttccttctcaaaccttatgggccttagtgggaacttattccagcccactaggggctggtttatctcttcccatagcccatgagaccccttggggcgtgacacccctcccgatggtccccggcacccctcccggcactcccggtacactaccgatgagcccgaaacttttccggtgaccaaaacaggacttcctatatatcaatctttacctccggaccattccggagctcctcgtgacgtcttggatctcatccgggactccgaacaacattcggtaaccaaccatataactcaaatacgcataaaacaacgtcgaaccttaagtgtgcagaccctgcgggttcgagaactatgtagacatgacccgagagactcctcggtcaatatccaatagcgggacctggatgcccatattggatcctacacattctacgaagatcttatcgtttgaacctcagtgccaaggattcatataatcccgtatgtcattccctttgtccttcggtatgttacttgcccgagattcgatcgtcagtatccgcatacctatttcaatctcgtttaccggcaagtctctttactcgttccataatacaagatcccgcaacttacactaagtcacattgcttgcaaggcttgtgtgtgatgttgtattaccgagtgggccccgagatacctctccgtcacacagagtgacaaatcccaatctcgatccatactaactcaactaacaccttcggagatacctgtagagcatctttatagtcacccagttacgttgcgacgtttgatacacacaaagcattcctccggtgtcagtgagttatatgatctcatggtcataggaacaaatacttgacacgcagaaaacagtagcaacaaaatgacacgatcaacatgctacgtctattagtttgggtctagtccatcacatgattctcctaatgatgtgatcccgttatcaagtgacaacacttgcctatggtcaggaaaccttgaccatctttgatcaacgagctagtcaactagaggcttactagggacagttttttgtctatgtatccacacatgcactgtgtttccaatcaatacaattatagcatggataataaacgattatcatgaacaaagaaatataataataactaatttattattgcctctagggcatatttccaacattgagaCTACCTAGTGTACTACTTTGTAAGGCCTTTCTAAATAATCAGTAAAATAGTTGCATGCATCGTCCAGATGCAGAAGCCGAGGATAATCCTccttttcaaaataaaataaacttgTTTTATTTTTCAATCTCAGGTTCTATGGTTGTATGTATTTGTATTGATGCCACTAAGGGGATGTACAATGGTTGATAAGATGATCCTATCTTAAGTCTTGCATGTAATTAAAAGATGATAAAAACATGTCTTACAATGGGTCACCTCTTAGCCTTATCCTTAATAACTAGTTATTCCTAAAAACATGGTGAGACATATTGTGCTAAGAGGTCATCTCTTGTTCtctcttaaataagagaagaCAAACTTTTTTTTATGATTTCTCTCTCCTCAAGCTCATCATTTATCCTACATGACACTACTAAGATAACATTATAGTACATGCCCTAAGGTTTGCTGCTTAGTAGAGTTTTTAGATTGATGCCATCGGGAGTTGCAGGTTTGGAATCCTGAGCAATCGTGTTTGGTATCCAAGCAACGTgtgaatttttgtccaaaaggaccccctcTTGAACGTGAATGCCAGAAAAGACCACCTGCGAATGCTAAAGAGGGAAAGGGCCCCCACCCCTCCGTGGCGGCAGGTgcgccaggcggcacgtggcacctgccgccacagcCCGAGGCGGCTGGGGCCCGCCGCCACGAGCGCAGGCGGCCGACAGGGGTGCCGCCACGAGGCAAGGCGGCGCACGGGAGATTCCGTTCCCGCGTCTCGGCGACGTAACGGGAATGAGAATCCTGGCCTGCCGCCTCGGCATATGGCGgccaggtgggacatgccgcctcgggaggaggaggcgggtaCTGTTGCCGCACTGAAATCTACTGACTGCGCGGAATTCCAGTGACTGCGCTGATTTCGAGGCTCGTTGATTTCTACGCCGAGACAGTCTCCACCGACGAAACAGTAGCACATTTTTCCCGCTCTTCACCGACGAAACAGTGTGAAAATTTTCTTTATAAACGAACCGCGTCgctgcctcctctctcactctcttctcctCCCGTTGCCTTCTGTGTCaccctcttctctttctctttctcactctcttctcAAGAACTAGTCCATATGAAGGTTTAAGTTGCGATTTTGGATGGTTTAAAGTTAGATTTTGAAGACGTTGcagttgaagaaaagatagatcaaggtaagagctttccatttcttttggtcttgtttgcatgtatgatgttttattttgtttgattagtttgTAAGTATGTTCTTTCTTTTGTCTTAGGGAGTGTATTATCACTTTCATGGAACTATTTTAAAGACGTTGTAGTTGAAAATAAGttagatcaaggtaagagctttaCATTTGtgttggtcgtgtttgcatgcatgatgttttattttgttcgattagtttctaagtatgtgtttatcttttgtcttagggactgtattatcacttttgtggaactattttgtcatgcgatatgaactactaagttgaagatcaaggtatgagactctgttcatatttgtgttcatgtgataataggtcGACTATGTTCATATATTACCGATGATTTGTTCGTGTTTGCATGCAACTGGTATTTAGAAAGGAGCCGGAAAAATGCCTATGTAACTAGCATTTTTGTAAAAAACATGTAATAATATGTTAGCTCCATTAGTATTATTACATGCAAGACGCGTGTGTAATATATTTGTTTATGTGATAATTTGTCAACCCCGTAGAAATATGActcgtgatatatatatatgcatgcagtATGTATTTTTAGACTTTTGCTAGCACGGAAATAATTATgtgtgtaatatttttgttcatatgaaaATAGGTGGAATTTGCTGATATTATTCTGATGATATATTATATTCGGAAGGATATCCTTATTTAAACCAGAGGTATAAATGACATATTGTAATtcatcttttatttattttatagatGTAGTGTCACGATAAATGgtacaatataaattattatgcgtagatgtaatggatgttgttaaattgttatatgtaaaaaagataagtaatggatgttgttattacaatgtaaatataaaaatatgatttttaatgGACTAACGATGTAAATATGGCTGCTCATTAGGTACTATATAAAATTTGTTAGTGTTTTATGGGCACATCGTACGTGAGGGTCCTTCTGGTGTGGATGTGTCTAGGTGCGGGATGACTACGGTTGTAGTGAAAGACATGGTTAATGTAGAGTATGCGGCAGTTAGAAGGTGCATCCGATCGGTGTTTGGTTCAGCGATGAATGGAAAAAAAATGACCCTGGAGGCTTTCGTGGTTGAGGGAGGAAATCGTTGGGTTCTGCGATGGGTTACTGGTGAAAGAGCATGGGCGTCGTACATGGGTTTTGCAAGCAATCCCAATAACTCCATGTATGGACAACCCATggtttatgtggagttcatttctgccagtgatgtcgccgagtgcagtagcggtgccggtgaggcccagttggccataactgtagcccccgacgccggcccatcggaaccaagtggtggCGAACATATGGCCATAACTGTAGCTCCCGACGCCGGCCCAACGGAACCAACAGGTGGCCAACAAGTGTATGACACGGGATATTGGTCTGCGGTCGTTGACATGAGCGAACATGTCGAGGGATTGCCGGaggcgctagatgatgacgatgatggtcattcttatgcgtcttcggaatcagatgatgatgaagttgttcctTCTGAGAAGGCGGTCGCTGCAGCAATCAACCCAGAGTTTTTACAGGTTATGAGCATcaccaatgaatttcactctgttgctggcctagacgcggggagtctggccgttggacagattttcccagataagaaatctgctaaacaagcaatacatagctatgcaattgctatacacaggcaacatagagtgaagcagtctgataaaaaggagttgaagctcatatgcatccatcgcgaagcaggttgccgcggaagagttattgctcgccagaagcctggggtatgtcagccatggcatgtcacaaaaatagagcaacatggttgtgagcaaaccggcactctttcagagcaccgcaatgtgactgcagaatatgtgtcacaggtgatgcaaaccattgtgcagcaaagtcttaatattagtattagggctttgcgtgcaactgcatctgatctgattggtttccctgtcagctatagcaaggctcgtcatgcaaaggaaaagatatttcagaggttgtatggaacctatgaggaggcgtactcttttgcccctagaatgttgcatcagatttcagttgctaacagggggactcaagttttccggaaagaacgtccaaatccattgaacccggacgagcaaatcctggaccgcttattctgggcattcacccagactatacaagcattcaagcattgtcgtccggttgtatcaattgatggtacatttctcactggaaagtacaagggcacactcttagtggcgatggcagctgatgcaaacaatcaacttcttcctattgcctatgcactagtggagagCGAAAACAAACATAGTTGGTTATGGTTCCTGTGTTGCCTGAAGATGGGTGTCATCAAAGATCAGGAAGGGGTTTGCATCGCAACACCGGACTATTAAGCGCGCTTGAGATAATTAAGGCTtcacaagatccagattgggggtggcccgatctggagacaaggtggtgcatgaggcatttggaagctaatttttattcgaaattcaaaaacaaagattggttcAAGCTATTCAAGAGGATGTGCATGCAGAAAACTGCAACAAAAATGAATGCTATCTGGGCAGGTATCAATGGTCAGATCGAGCGCGCATCCCTCCCGGCGAGAGAAGACCGGAGGGGTCGTCAAACAGCAATAAATTTGAGCCAGTGGATTAATGAGAATTGTCCCTCTTTGTACAAGTGGGCGCAGTCTCAGGACACTGGCGCTAGATACGGTATAATGACAAGCAACATGTCCGAGGTGTACAATGGTGTTCTTAAAGGGGTGAGGGCACTACCTATCACAGCACTAATTGATGAAACTTGGAACCGGACTGTGTCGTACTTTGCAGATAGAGTCACCGTTGccaaggcactagttgatttgaaCAAGACCTGGTCTGAGAAGATGCAAAGACATCTTGATGACAAAGCAAAGAAGTCGCAAAGACATGGGTGCAGGTAGGTAGATGCACTTAGGAATAAATGGGAAGTTAGTGTGCGAGCAAAGTTTGTGAAGGGTCACCACAGGGGAGCAAAAAAACAAGCTGTGACGCTTGGCGCAACCTCGTGTGAGTGCACTTGCAACAAGCCCAAGCTTCTGGGATATCCTTGCAGTCACGTATTGCGGGCAGCTGCAGatcaacaaattagtgtcgagccatACGTATCACCATACTTCAACATGCACAATTTGTACAACACTTGGAACGATGAGTTTTGGCATGAGGCATTGATATGAACTACAAGCAATTATGGCCAGAAGGCACCACATGGGTTCCAGATCCCGCATTGATGCGAACCAACAAGGGACGGCGTCAGTCTAGGCGTCATCGCAATGACATGGACCACAGCCAGTTGGGAGAACCAAGGCGATGCCGCGTATGTAGGTGTGCTCGTCACCCGCGTAGGGAGTGTCCGTATCGTAACAACAACACTGCGTGATATGTAATCATGCtatgtattttaatttcatcgtgatgtaatattcggaatatgtattttaatttcatcATGATGTAATATTCGaaatatgtattttaatttcatcgtgatgtaatatttggaatatgtattttaatttcatcAAGTTTCTACAGTTGTGGTCCTGGGAATACTTACCTGTAGGACGACCGCAGATAGTAGAACCCGCAACCCCGTACAACTATGGTGAGGGTGTTGTAACTATGTCCAGCCGGTGGATGCTGGGTCGAAAAAAATGGTCTACTAAAATTGCAAAAAATTGTTACCCCATATACCATGATCAGTTTGAGCTTCTTAACGACTCACTAATAACATGGAACCCGTGGACTGAGGCGCACATTGATATGGTATTTGGTTCGCAACACATGCCAGTGGAATGCGTGAGAGATAGTGCCTTCTGGATGACTCGCTGCAATTTACTCTATCTATGGTTTGTGGAACCGTATAATCCTGACCGTGTCATGAGACAGTTCGGTctatatcaagatattccaccaccggttccaagatgtatcgacgaagaaactcataagtaagtaagatgtgacctAGCTAAATAGATATTCCATCAACTATTCTTGAATTTTTTTGTTATCTATAATTACAGGATGAGCAATATGGGCAGATCTGGTGTGGACTGGAATGCAGAAAACATTGAATGGATAAATCAGTGGAATAATGAAGCTCTACAAAATATAGTGCCTCAGCAACGGTAATTTTACTAATGTTAATTTAATTATGTGCTTATAAAATACAGAATGTGATGTAACTTTACTAATGTTAATTTATTTATGCATAACGTACGATGCAACTACGACAGAAGCGTACTATAATTGGTATCGCATGAGCACGCGTACTAGACTGACGAGTGAACCACCTACGATGCCAACACATCCAACGCATATGGAACAGTTGCAGAGACGGATGGACACATCATCAGCTTACTATCGTGACTCCGCGTAATAATCAACATCTTGCTATTCAGGTCCATCATTTCATGAACAATTCAACCAACGaacaatgatttttttcagattgaTATTTGCACCCAAGTACAAGCGATGGCGAGGGAAGGAATGTGACCCCAGGGAATTGATCCTAAAGGTAGGtccttctttaaaaaaaatagtGAATTCGTCAGCACAAGGTTTACGAGATGCGGTACAGAGAACGACGTTGTCACTGCAGCGTACAACATTCCGGAACCGAGGTCAGCTAGACCGAGTGCAGCGCCGTCGTCGTCCATGCGGTGGGGAGAGGGTCCTAATACTACGCCGACACTTCCACGACATGACTCGTCTCTACCAATACATGGACAGACATCACAGGTAAATGCTCCAGATTTAGGTTCGACGCCCGAACAGACTCATTTCGTGGAGCAGGATGCATATACAGCATATGGCGCACACACTCAAGGATCTCAGCCATATCTGCCCACGCGAGGGATTAGGATGCCCGAGGAGAATCGTTGGGCTGAGACAAGCGAGGGAGCACAAAGCTACAACAGCGGTCAGGTATGTACAATTATAATAAGCAATTACATAACTTCTATTTACACATCTTTTTGCTACACACAGTTTATTTTAAACACAATTTTTCGTGGAGCAGGAAATTAATGATCCATCATGGGGAGATGAACATACCCAGCGTGGCGTACAGAAAGAAATACTCACAGAAACCCATGATACTCAATGCACGCTCCCAGGAATGATAAATGATTTTTTCGGGCAGGACGTTATTGGTCCATCTTATATCAATTCTGAGTCACAGCCATTCACCTACAATTTAgaatcatcatctcaatatggattTCAGACTCCACCACCTATGCATGAGTCGCAGACACAGGAACACGAGGGACAGTACGGTCGTGGTCTTCGTGAACACAGACCCCCTGATCGATTGTCACCCTCCGGTCGTTGGGCAAGGCCAGCTGGTCGTCGTCGCATAGAGTGATTCGTCTATGTATGTGTGCGAACAATTGCATCTCTCTATGTCAGTTTCAAACTTTCAGATGTACGTACAAGACATCTATGTAGTTtcatgaaataaaagttctcgatatatttaaagttgcttccataaaataagatatataaaataagattcataaaataacatacataaaataagatacattaagatgtagagttcatagaaaaactacataaagtcgtcgtcatccttcgacgatgcagagctctcgccctttgacgaagcgctactcctggccttcgtcgatgatacgctcttggccttcgtcgatgatgcactcttggccttcgtcgatgatgcactcttggccttcgtcgatgacgcgctcttggtactcggcatgaagatatcgtcttcgtcctcactatcgtcaatccataagaagggatgttttactccacctccaccgcgtatgtgttggcctttcttcttccatctttcattcaaccaCAGAAGTTCTTTTcgaatctcctcatatgtccttgcaggtcaccccttcctagctaatgcgtgggcaacctcattcagtagcgtgtcactactgatgagttcgtcccatgaaactattctattatctatcttgaaattgctagctaagcgcagaagacactcggacataccactatgaaaactacgatcgaaaggataatgagacaaGTGCAATACTTTACAAAGGTGTGTATTATTTTTACaagtgtactccctccgttcctaaatataagtctttttagatatgttACTAGATGACTACATAAAAAGCAAAATGACAGAATCTACATTGTAAAATAAGtccatatacatccatatgtagtcttgtagtacaaactcttaaaagacttatatttaggaaatcTCCCTCCGTAAAAAaaaactccatccgttcctaaatataaggcattttagagattgtacaataaactacatacggatgtacatagacatctttagagtatagattcactcattttgctccgtatgtagtcttctagtgaaatacctaaaaggtcttacattttggaacggaggaacTACATCCAATACCGCATGCAAGTTAGAGCGGGAAATTTTTGAGCGGGAAGTTAGCGCCGTTTGCCCAGACAGCAGCCTCGTAGTCAGCGAAATCAACGTCCCCACACACTCACTGCCCGAGCAGCGCGGAGATTCCGCCGACCgccggaggtggtggcggcagggcccacccagTCACTACCTGTTACGGACCGGCGTGGCGGGAACGGGGTCCGCAGCCGGCCGCCTCGGCTGGTGGCGGCTGGCCCCAGCCGcctcgggcggtggcggcaggACCCACAGCCGcctcgggcggtggcggcaggtgccacgtgccgcctAGCGCGCCTGCCGCCACCCGGGGAGCTGATCCTTTCCCTCTTTAGCATTCGTAGGTGGTCTTTTCTGGCATTCACGTTTAAGAGGgatccttttggacaaaaattcaaCAACGTGCTACCTATAATACACTTGATGGTTCACCGTCACCATCACAACCACTAGCCGCAAAAGCCAAAAAAGCAACTCGACTACAATTATCAAGAACTCTCATGTTGCATCGGTGAGAAAATAATACAGGTGATGTTCCAGGATGAGGGATGATAACGAGTGTATGTGGGCGGATTTATGCTGCCTTCTCCGTGATTTTAATCATTGACGCACGGGAGATGTTCGTCCCAATGATACACCGTTTGGAAAACCTAGCTGGTCAGAGCATTTCCAATAGATGACCAAAAATTATATAGAGATTGTGTTAACTAATTGATATAGTAGGGAGTGCCTTTTAGAAAAAATAGGTAAGAAGAGAGAAAGGGTTTTGGCCATCATAAatgatttttttttacttttccaAGATGCCTTAAACTGGTACCTTCAAATTTAAAGAACAATTAAAATATAAAATCTGACGATGAAGAGGCAGGGATACATATCTTGCAATAATTAGGCATCAAGCTTAATTTTGAACGACAGAGCTCGCTGAGACGGAGACGATCGCCAACCGGCATTGAATGATGTGGGGGGTCTTTCAGGGTCGAGAAGGGGGCTAGTAATGTGGGCAAGTCCGGTCCGAGCGGTGGGCATGAACAACGGGTTGGCAGCTAGGCTAGGGAAGGTCAATGGACTCGCAGCGGTCGCATGCGGCCACGAAAATCGACTTAGGGTGTTGTCGCGCGGGCGGCGGGAAAGCTTTGACAAAACGGTTGGGGTCGTGTGCAAGCGTTTTGTTTTTGCGATAGTCGTTGAAGGTGTTGCCAATATGGGGCACTAGTAaaattttggacgtgatgcaactTTTTAGCCTATTATACATCTAGAGAGCATCTCTTTTTTTTTTGCTCAAATGATCTAATTGACAGGTTATTTTAAGGCTAATTGACACGTATTAGATACGTCGGCTTTTTTTACGTCAGTAACAAGTCTGCATGGAacgtttccctttttcttttgagtgggcatgGAACATAAATGTAGGATTCCcagaaaaaaaaaacataaaTGTAGGATGGCATTTTTTTAGGAAGTAAATGTAGGAAGATTACCctcgaaaggaaaaaaaggacagAAGCATGCTGTATGCATCTTTCCAGCTCGCTTCGTATAGTTGGGCCTACTCCTCGAAAAATAGAAGTATAGGCCGACAGGAGAGAGATCCAGCAGTCACGCAGTGCAGCCCACTTAGCTTTTGGTGCAATCGCGCTGTTCCTCACGCACGCGGGCACGGAACGCAGCACATCACGCGAGTTTAGCACCACCTCACCAAGCGAGGGATGCCTGGACCTGTTTATAAGGCAGAGCGTTGCAGCTTTGCAGTTACATCCTTATACATCGTTTCCAGCCGGCATGGAGACTCTGGTGTTACTCGCCAGCGTGGTAAGAGCGAGAGTTACTACACTCAACGTTCCTATGCTTGATCCCTATTATTTCCTTATCTTCACAAGGATATTATTGTTGCTTTTAGatttaaaaatatttatttttacgATGACATGGATATAATTTATATTTCATTCTCGTAGTATATTCACGAATTGTACAATGTGTAAATACCTACCTTATTTTTGTGGATAAAAGTAATTACCTTCCGTACATCCATTATGTCCACTTTTTTTTCACCATCTATATAATTTGCCAATGTCCACTTTTTTTGTTCATGATCTATAATTTGTCTATTCATGTGAATTGATGTCAAGAATAACGTCGTGGAGGACGGACACTAGGCAAAAAAAgtggattgatccctattatTTCCTTATCTTCACAAGGATATTATTGTTGCTTTTAGatttaaaaatatttatttttacgATGACATGGATATAATTTATATTTCATTCTCGTAGTATATTCACGAATTGTACAATGTGTAAATACCTACCTTATTTTTGTGGATAAAAGTAATTACCTTCCGTACATCCATTATGTCCACTTTTTTTTCACCATCTATATAATTTGCCAATGTCCACTTTTTTTGTTCATGATCTATAATTTGTCTATTCATGTGAATTGATGTCAAGAATAACGTCGTGGAAGACGGACACTAGGCAAATCTTTATTTTTAATCCATATTTATCCGGTTGGGAGAAGTGAGACAGGAGCGAGAGGACGACCACGCGGTGGCTTTTTGTTGGTCAAGCGGATATACGGACATCCGGTATAGCTCTCCCACGCTTGCTTCGGATTTGCCAGAAAGCGGACGTCCAGACCACTTCACGGACCGATGGTAGTCCTCATTGACTGACAAAAGTTGACTCAAATAGTCCACACACTACAATCCAGACATATACCAGAGCTTTGAGGGTCTCCTCTGGAGATTCCCTAAGGGGGTGATCCAAACGGCCCAACAAAAGAGTTCTCCAATAATATTAGT
This region includes:
- the LOC123398447 gene encoding uncharacterized protein LOC123398447, which translates into the protein MPEENRWAETSEGAQSYNSGQEINDPSWGDEHTQRGVQKEILTETHDTQCTLPGMINDFFGQDVIGPSYINSESQPFTYNLESSSQYGFQTPPPMHESQTQEHEGQYGRGLREHRPPDRLSPSGRWARPAGRRRIE